In the Candidatus Polarisedimenticolaceae bacterium genome, one interval contains:
- a CDS encoding metallopeptidase TldD-related protein — MNVRNGAVFDDPFLQRIQDAAAGLSPGGHVFLEQRHDLTLEGIGGEPLRSRLATSSGWCRAEGANLTFQSDPHPSVSGGAPDLEGARRWTERLRGLAGPDARVTYVATDQRIGIGRPGVPPAQDRRRGSRIRLEVRLRQGGSAVADAVWRPGREPDLERFARETVARAKARGGAVPAPDGVMPVVLAPGVAGIIVHELVGHALEEDVVSRGGSWLASRTEEVGPRGLRIVDDPRRGRVPWKIDDTGEAVVPISLIEEGRVAQRLGAGRLRRSSFPEPPRPRMGCTFVTTGSDRAEDALIGVTSGLFVRRLEAASVDPRTGRAMFRVVDADLIRDGAIVEPVQPCLLSMTAAQALRGFDCIADDLEFDTCLGTCFKDGQPLAVSVGAPTCRLGLVRVHA; from the coding sequence TTGAACGTTCGAAACGGCGCGGTTTTCGACGATCCGTTCCTTCAACGGATCCAGGACGCGGCGGCCGGGTTGTCCCCGGGCGGACACGTCTTCCTCGAGCAACGCCACGACCTCACTCTCGAGGGAATCGGGGGCGAGCCACTTCGCTCGAGGCTCGCGACGTCGTCGGGTTGGTGCCGGGCCGAGGGCGCGAACCTGACCTTCCAATCCGACCCGCACCCGTCGGTTTCGGGTGGCGCCCCGGACCTCGAGGGGGCGCGTCGATGGACGGAGCGCCTCCGGGGCCTCGCCGGGCCGGACGCCCGCGTCACGTACGTCGCCACCGATCAGCGGATCGGGATCGGCCGCCCCGGGGTGCCCCCCGCCCAGGACCGCAGGCGCGGGAGCCGAATCCGTCTCGAGGTCCGACTGAGGCAGGGGGGAAGCGCTGTCGCTGATGCCGTCTGGCGGCCGGGTCGGGAACCCGACCTCGAGCGGTTCGCTCGAGAGACCGTGGCCCGGGCGAAGGCGAGAGGGGGGGCGGTCCCGGCCCCGGACGGCGTGATGCCCGTCGTTCTCGCCCCGGGGGTCGCCGGCATCATCGTCCACGAGCTCGTCGGTCACGCGCTCGAGGAGGACGTGGTGAGCCGCGGCGGGTCGTGGCTTGCGTCGAGGACCGAGGAGGTCGGCCCCAGGGGCCTCCGCATCGTCGACGACCCCCGAAGGGGTCGGGTCCCGTGGAAGATCGACGACACCGGGGAAGCGGTCGTCCCGATCTCGCTCATCGAGGAGGGGCGCGTCGCGCAGCGACTCGGCGCGGGACGACTTCGCCGGTCGTCGTTCCCGGAGCCGCCACGACCTCGGATGGGATGCACGTTCGTGACGACGGGGAGCGACCGCGCGGAGGATGCGCTGATCGGGGTGACGTCGGGGTTGTTCGTGCGCCGCCTGGAGGCGGCATCGGTCGACCCTCGAACCGGTCGCGCCATGTTCCGCGTCGTCGATGCCGATCTGATCCGCGACGGTGCGATCGTAGAACCGGTGCAGCCGTGCCTGCTGTCGATGACGGCGGCGCAGGCGCTGCGCGGCTTTGATTGCATCGCGGACGATCTCGAGTTCGACACCTGCCTCGGAACGTGTTTCAAGGATGGTCAACCCCTGGCCGTGAGCGTCGGCGCGCCGACATGCCGACTAGGGTTGGTCAGAGTTCACGCGTGA